From a region of the Cucumis sativus cultivar 9930 chromosome 6, Cucumber_9930_V3, whole genome shotgun sequence genome:
- the LOC101207235 gene encoding uncharacterized protein LOC101207235, protein MEEELGTAMHSEENKDSTEKNKKRKLKTPSQLVALEKFYNEHKYPTEEMKSQLSEELGLTEKQISGWFCHRRLKDKRFCDTYTSVRQDRSSGVIQDHGSGLAQDSCGSTKNGDYWHIDPREVESQKPYGHELATDNVLERRSQYTENVSNMENTSSESSSSLKDRLLSQSENPYDTEVSRYLTHEGAIPPSNPKALSSLRYKPSGYLKVKGEVENAAITAVKRQLGVQYREDGPPLGVEFQPLPPGAFESPAKGPSHDSYYVGNPLLPRSPDILTLKKQRAVGSRYEVHSSNMSSQDSYREEAAPTGTTCRPESQEKNSVYQLKKGSNYYNKTDTFPRQNSPLNVYEESGGLTFSSSSKRDHKMNPSYNFPRSRSDSVSNNHGSYSSKIVSEPTEMQLHNHGSVASRSFYRSGYLDYNPKKMPKEMFSGEEKAINESSDPVRGKIPPTNELAVVNRCQLDFPRSDYAAKASFSEKPGRKNLTRRPITEMPYSFTVDEAEDTSSSLD, encoded by the exons ATGGAAGAAg AGTTGGGTACTGCTATGCATTCAGAGGAGAACAAAGATTCTACCGAGAAGAACAAGAAACGAAAGCTCAAGACACCTTCTCAGTTGGTTGCTTTAGAGAAGTTCTATAATG AACACAAGTATCCTACAGAGGAAATGAAATCACAGCTCTCAGAGGAGCTAGGTTTGACTGAAAAGCAAATATCTGGATGGTTTTGCCACAGAAgattaaaagacaaaagatTTTGTGATACATATACTAGTGTACGACAGGATCGTTCAAGTGGTGTCATTCAAGATCATGGCAGTGGGCTTGCACAAGATTCATGTGGTAGCACGAAAAATGGAGACTATTGGCATATTGATCCACGTGAAGTTGAAAGCCAAAAGCCCTATGGTCATGAACTAGCTACAGACAACGTCCTTGAGCGTAGGAGTCAATATACAGAAAATGTTAGTAATATGGAAAATACATCTTCGGAAAGCAGTTCTTCTTTAAAAGATAGGTTATTATCTCAAAGTGAGAATCCATACGATACAGAAGTTTCTCGGTATTTAACACACGAGGGTGCTATTCCACCATCAAATCCAAAGGCTTTAAGCTCTCTGCGATATAAACCATCTGGCTATTTAAAAGTGAAGGGTGAAGTTGAAAATGCTGCTATTACTGCTGTTAAGAGACAGTTAGGTGTGCAATATCGGGAGGATGGTCCACCTCTTGGTGTCGAATTCCAGCCACTTCCTCCTGGTGCATTTGAGTCCCCTGCTAAAGGTCCAAGCCATG ATTCATACTATGTTGGAAATCCGCTACTTCCTCGTTCTCCAGACATATTGACattgaagaaacaaagagCTGTTGGCTCT AGGTATGAAGTGCACAGTTCAAATATGAGTTCTCAGGACTCATATAGGGAGGAGGCTGCTCCCACCGGCACTACATGTAGACCTGAGAGTCAGGAAAAGAATTCTGTTTACCAGTTAAAGAAAGGTTCCAACTATTACAACAAAACCGATACTTTTCCCCGCCAGAACTCTCCCTTGAATGTGTATGAGGAATCTGGTGGGTTGACATTTTCAAGTAGTAGTAAAAGAGATCACAAAATGAACCCCAGCTATAACTTTCCTAGAAGCAGATCTGATTCTGTTTCCAACAATCATGGCTCCTATTCTTCAAAAATTGTTAGTGAACCAACAGAGATGCAGTTACATAACCACGGTAGTGTAGCCTCAAGGAGTTTTTATAGGAGTGGCTATTTGGACTATAATCCTAAAAAGATGCCAAAG GAAATGTTCAGCGGAGAAGAAAAGGCTATAAATGAAAGTAGTGATCCAGTTAGAGGGAAGATCCCACCAACAAATGAATTGGCT GTTGTGAATCGATGTCAGCTGGATTTTCCTCGGTCAGACTATGCAGCAAAAGCGTCCTTTTCTGAAAAACCAGGGCGGAAAAATCTTACTAGAAG